The following coding sequences are from one Odontesthes bonariensis isolate fOdoBon6 chromosome 10, fOdoBon6.hap1, whole genome shotgun sequence window:
- the ankrd33aa gene encoding photoreceptor ankyrin repeat protein has translation MATANDDPHLGAGPSDESEILLNDSDTDSILSDDSVLPQYERDPNYKGPCRTLYEACVRNEAASLRSILERGVTKDEAMELDINGRTGLMVAVNKGFVDIVTQLHKCPFVEINHQDNDGNTALMIAAQAGFVNILNFILNYYSGVDTEVRDPRGFTALIKAGLQGREDCVSALLMHGADIHAIDLVQGRGLKDWVLKTGRFETLNRIRRLQARSVAEQFCESYKPEWPDLRHLVEKSSAHRSTGQKLRQRLKESLHFSFPHDPQDNGVMDHMVRITTSVYCPLIATACRPLCPSSPPEIGKRRFAVPELLEKHSSKVLEESSVSHRNGSIVSAAPSALSATSASLTSCCQDQQRRESMAAGGMRSFIPRSMAHRNSIFPSGCIPKIEVTKSGEPTPKKEKKKKKQKGYLEPPLWKYKEAKEEKKREKKKQEMEKEQQKKSKASKKSSSKS, from the exons ATGGCTACTGCAAATGACGACCCACACTTGGGCGCTGGCCCATCGGATGAGTCGGAGATCCTCCTGAATGATTCTGACACAGATAGTATTCTGTCTGATGACTCAGTACTTCCCCAATATGAAAGAGACCCAAACTATAAAGGACCGTGTAGAACACTGTACGAGGCTTGCGTAAGGAATGAGGCAGCATCCCTCCGCAGCATCCTGGAAAGAGGAGTCACAAAAGATGAAGCAATGGAGTTGGACATCAACGGCAGG ACTGGACTGATGGTTGCTGTGAACAAAGGTTTTGTGGATATCGTCACCCAGCTCCACAAATGTCCCTTTGTAGAAATCAACCACCAAGACAATGATGGAAACACTGCACTTATGATTGCTGCACAGGCTG GCTTCGTAAACATCCTGAACTTTATCCTTAACTACTACTCTGGCGTGGACACTGAAGTCAGGGACCCCCGTGGCTTCACAGCCCTCATCAAGGCAGGCCTGCAGGGCCGAGAGGACTGTGTGTCAGCCCTGCTGATGCATG gtGCAGACATACATGCAATAGACCTGGTCCAGGGGAGAGGTCTTAAGGACTGGGTGCTTAAGACAGGAAGGTTTGAGACTCTGAACAGAATACGTCGCCTGCAGGCTCGTTCTGTTGCTGAGCAGTTCTGTGAAAGCTACAAGCCTGAGTGGCCTGACCTGAGGCATCTGGTGGAAAAGTCCTCTGCCCACAGATCAACCGGTCAGAAGTTGAGGCAGCGCTTAAAGGAAAGCCTTCATTTCAGCTTCCCACATGATCCCCAAGATAATGGAGTTATGGACCATATGGTGAGGATAACTACAAGCGTCTACTGTCCCCTGATAGCTACTGCTTGCCGCCCACTCTGTCCCTCAAGCCCCCCAGAGATTGGCAAGCGACGGTTTGCTGTACCTGAACTGCTCGAAAAGCACAGCAGCAAAGTGTTAGAGGAGAGCTCAGTGTCCCACAGAAACGGCTCCATCGTCTCAGCTGCTCCCTCAGCTTTGTCGGCCACTTCCGCATCTCTGACTTCTTGCTGCCAGGACCAGCAGCGCAGGGAAAGCATGGCGGCGGGTGGCATGAGAAGCTTCATCCCTCGCAGCATGGCACACAGGAACAGCATCTTCCCCTCAGGCTGCATTCCTAAGATTGAAGTGACAAAATCTGGGGAGCCCACaccaaagaaagagaaaaagaagaaaaagcaaaaGGGCTACCTGGAGCCTCCTCTGTGGAAGTATAAGGAGGccaaggaggagaaaaaaagagagaagaaaaagcaggagatggaaaaAGAGCAACAGAAAAAATCTAAGGCGTCCAAAAAATCATCAAGCAAAAGCTGA